A segment of the Coccidioides posadasii str. Silveira chromosome 7, complete sequence genome:
AGGCCAGGATACAGGCGAAAAAGGGTTAAGTCGTCATCATCCATCATCCGTACTTAAGAAATATACGTATCGCTCGGATCACACTCTAACTATTCCTCAGTCCACGGAAGGCTGAATGTTCCCACCCAGTCCTCAACCTCTTTTCTTAATTGTACAATCTCCGAGACCTCCTCTCCTTGTCCGAGGTATTCGAAGAATGCCTTCAAGCTCGTGGGGTTCTTCCGATTCTTGGCCTCCGCTTCAGCTCTGGCGGCTTTGTCAAGCTTCTGCGTGATGATGACAGCGCGGTCAACAATATCAGCAACGCGAGAGAAGTCCTCCGTCCAAAGCCACGGGAAGTCATGGCCGGTGTGCCCATTCGGAGACCACCGGGCTTCATTGCAGACTTATCACCTGGCACGGTGTTCTTGTTACTTGCCACACCACAGAGCTCGAGAACTCTCTCCACGCGTGCGCCATCGACGCCACGGTTTTCAGGTCGACGAGAACAAGATGGTTATCGGTACCACCAGACACGATATTGTAGCCCAAGCCACCGCTATTTGTAGAGTTACCGAGGCGGGCTGCCAAGGCCTTTGCGTTTTCCAATACACTTTGCTGGTATGTTTTGAATTCTGGGCTCTGGGCTTGTTTCAAAGCAACGGCAAGGGCGGTAATTGTGTGTTGTGGGGCCCACCTTGGTGGCCAGGGAACACGGCGGCATTGATGGGGTTTTCCAAATCATACGTGATAGGATTTCCTTTAGCATCGTGTTTACGGACACCCTTCCGGTAGAAGATCATGGCGCCGCGTGGCCCTCGGAGCGATTGTGTGTGTCGTAGTTGTGACGATATCTGACTGTGGGAATGGCGATGGAATGACACCAGCAGCAACCAACCCAGAAATATGGGCCATGTCACTGAGCAGATATGCTCCAACGCTGTCAGCAATCTTTTTCATGCGGGGATAATCAATCAGCCTGCTGTATGCGGATGTTCCTGCAACAATGAGTTTTGGTCGGTACAATGTGGCCATATCCTCCAGTTTGGCATAATCTATGAGACCAGTAGATTCATCTAGACGATAAGGAAGCGTCTCGAAGTACTTAGACACTGCGGAGATCTTTTTTGTGGGTGTTTGGTAGCCATGAGAAAGGTGACCTCCGTGAGGGAGGTCCAAACCCATAAGGCGATCGTGGGGCTGGAGGACGGCGGAATATGCGTAGAAGTTGGCGGGAGATCCAGATAGGGCTGTGAAGCGTAAGATTTTTGGATGCACGACAATGCTAGGACGTTGTTGCGGGCGACTCACGTTGGACGTTCACTCCCCACTCTTCTGGGTTCAACCCAAATGCCTGCAGAGCGCGCTGCTGGCAGAGGCGCTCAGCTTGGTCAATGAATTCGTTCCCACCGTAGTACCGAGCACCTGGGTATCCCTCAGAATATTTATCTACGGCCAATGGTTAGATTCCGTTAAGCAAGGCGTGCTGGAGCCAACAACTGACTTTGCATCACACTGCCAAGCGCATCGAGGACAGCCTGGGAGGTGAAGTTCTCCGAGGGGATCAGGTTGATAAAATGTTTCTGCCTGCTTTTTTCCTGCATGGGAATTAGGATCGTGTAAAATCAAACAGGCATAATGGCAGGGGCACATACATTCTGGATAATCTTATACACAGTTGGATCAGCTTGCTCGAGTTTCTCCGCTAGCATCTAGCCATGATAGTTAGCGACATCTTCGAAGGTTGCGGCTAGTCGCATTCATACATTCTGATGGCCATCAGTGTGGACAGACGCAACGCTCTGCCATTGAGCAACTCGTCTTGCAGGATGACTCCATCTGAGCCCACAGGCCACTCTCGAATACCCGCCAGATAACCGGAGCAGCTTTGAAGCTTGGCGACCGCAGCGATTGACCGACATTGGCACCAGgattttatcttttattaGTTTTAGCAATTAGACACTCCAGAAGGAGCTGAAAAGGACAAGACAGGTCGGCGTGGAGGAATAAAAGCACAATGGATTCGCAGCAAAGCGCTTCCCTGCGCTCTGTAGTCGCCCGCCATGACAGCATTCTGGCCTGCTTGTCGGCCGAAGTGGCTTTCCCGGGGAGCACCTTGCCCTCCCGGGTTTAGCGCCCCTCCACGTGATGCTGCCGGGCGTGCAAACCTTCCCTTTCCCGCGGGTATCTTCGCTggccttttttcttctttttcttcccttctttttcttcttcttttcctcaCACAACTAAATCCAAGATGACGAGATGGCCTGTTCGGCAGTTACCAGCCCTCGCCTTATCCGTCTCTCAAAAGCTGATCTGGCGGGCGATGCTGATATGTCCTGGGTCCACTTCACCATCCTTTGAAGGGACAATTTGAATTCATCTGattggaaagaaaaaggttgTGTATCGTGTCTTGAAAGAAACGACACTTGCCACTGGGTTATTATAACATCTCGAGACCGTTTTGTCGCGAAGAGTTTTCTAGTGGCATGCCGCAGACATGACGGGAGGGATTCGAATGTCGTTGTAAACCCCCTCGCATCGAGCAAGCTGAGGGAGCAAAGTCTTTGTGCTAATCTAGTCCATGCTCACTCTCGTTACCAGTTAGCCCAGTTTGACATGTGTTCGTCGTTCAATTGTTACTCAAGAGTGGGCTTGAAAATTCATAGACTTCAGTGATTTGT
Coding sequences within it:
- the SHM1_2 gene encoding glycine hydroxymethyltransferase shm1 (EggNog:ENOG410PFHX~COG:E), whose translation is MSVNRCGRQASKLLRLSGGYSRVACGLRWSHPARRVAQWQSVASVHTDGHQNMLAEKLEQADPTVYKIIQNEKSRQKHFINLIPSENFTSQAVLDALGSVMQNKYSEGYPGARYYGGNEFIDQAERLCQQRALQAFGLNPEEWGVNVQPLSGSPANFYAYSAVLQPHDRLMGLDLPHGGHLSHGYQTPTKKISAVSKYFETLPYRLDESTGLIDYAKLEDMATLYRPKLIVAGTSAYSRLIDYPRMKKIADSVGAYLLSDMAHISGLVAAGVIPSPFPQSDIVTTTTHTIAPRATRRHDLLPEGCP